The following proteins are encoded in a genomic region of Xanthomonas cassavae CFBP 4642:
- the leuB gene encoding 3-isopropylmalate dehydrogenase, which translates to MSRQILILPGDGIGPEIMAEAVRVLTRIDAQHGLGYSLVYDELGGAAYDKYGSPLADETLERARAADAVLLGAVGGPQWDTIDPALRPERGLLKIRSQLGLFANLRPALLYPQLAEASTLKPEVVSGLDLLILRELTGGIYFGQPRGNRTLDNGERQAYDTLPYSESEIRRIAKAGFEMARLRGKKLCSVDKANVLASSQLWRAVVEELAKDYPDIALSHMYVDNAAMQLVRAPKQFDVIVTDNMFGDILSDQASMLTGSIGMLPSASLDANSKGMYEPCHGSAPDIAGKGIANPLATILSVAMMLRYTFAQADAADAIERAVGKVLDQGLRTADIWSEGTTKVGTVAMGDAVVAAL; encoded by the coding sequence ATGAGCAGGCAGATTCTGATTCTTCCCGGTGACGGCATCGGCCCGGAAATCATGGCCGAAGCGGTCAGGGTGCTGACGCGGATCGACGCGCAGCACGGTCTTGGCTATAGCCTGGTGTACGACGAACTCGGCGGTGCCGCCTACGACAAATATGGCAGCCCGCTGGCTGATGAAACGCTGGAGCGCGCGCGCGCCGCCGATGCGGTGCTGCTGGGCGCGGTGGGTGGCCCGCAGTGGGACACCATCGACCCGGCATTGCGCCCGGAGCGCGGCCTGCTCAAGATCCGCTCGCAGCTGGGCCTGTTCGCCAACTTGCGCCCGGCCTTGCTGTATCCGCAACTGGCCGAGGCATCCACGCTCAAGCCGGAGGTGGTTTCGGGTCTGGATCTGCTGATCCTGCGCGAGTTGACCGGCGGCATCTACTTCGGCCAGCCGCGCGGAAATCGCACCCTGGACAACGGCGAGCGCCAGGCCTATGACACCTTGCCGTATAGCGAAAGCGAGATCCGCCGTATCGCCAAGGCCGGCTTCGAGATGGCGCGCCTGCGCGGCAAGAAGCTGTGCTCGGTCGACAAGGCCAACGTGCTGGCATCGAGCCAGCTGTGGCGCGCGGTGGTGGAAGAGCTGGCCAAGGACTATCCGGATATCGCGCTGTCGCATATGTACGTCGACAACGCCGCGATGCAGCTGGTGCGCGCGCCCAAGCAGTTCGACGTGATCGTGACCGACAACATGTTCGGCGACATCCTGTCCGACCAGGCCTCGATGCTCACCGGCTCGATCGGCATGCTGCCGTCGGCCTCGCTGGATGCCAACAGCAAGGGCATGTACGAGCCGTGCCATGGCTCGGCGCCGGATATCGCAGGCAAGGGCATCGCCAATCCGCTGGCCACCATCCTGTCGGTGGCGATGATGCTGCGCTATACGTTTGCGCAGGCCGATGCAGCGGACGCAATCGAGCGTGCAGTCGGCAAGGTCCTCGACCAGGGCCTGCGCACTGCCGACATCTGGTCCGAAGGCACCACCAAGGTCGGCACCGTGGCAATGGGCGATGCAGTGGTGGCCGCGCTGTAA